Proteins encoded together in one Defluviitalea raffinosedens window:
- the obgE gene encoding GTPase ObgE produces the protein MFVDQAKIFIQSGRGGNGAVSFRREKYIPNGGPDGGDGGRGGDIIFEVDPGMNTLMDFRHKRHFKAQPGEDGGKNRRHGKDGEDLVIKVPPGTIIREAETGKIMLDMTGETERKILLKGGRGGRGNQHFATSTRQAPRYAERGQEGKEYWVILELKMIADVGLIGFPNVGKSTLLSVITNASPKIANYHFTTLNPNLGVVHNQYGRDFVIADIPGLIEGAHEGIGLGHDFLRHIERTKVLVHVVDAAALEGRDPVEDVEKINYELAAYNEELLKRPQIIVANKTDIPESEENVLKLKEKYESQGIKVIPISAATRKGIQPLLIEIHNLLEKADADPIKFKEEFEFFEEKEEVHEPFTIEKLGEHYYVVEGVGVEKMIGYTNLESEKGFAFFQKYLREHGIIDALEEQGIQEGDTVKIYDLEFEYYK, from the coding sequence ATGTTTGTTGATCAAGCAAAGATATTTATTCAATCCGGACGAGGAGGAAATGGAGCAGTATCTTTTCGCCGGGAAAAATACATACCTAATGGAGGCCCTGATGGGGGCGATGGAGGAAGAGGCGGAGATATCATATTTGAAGTAGATCCTGGCATGAATACGTTGATGGACTTTCGTCATAAAAGACATTTTAAAGCTCAGCCTGGAGAAGATGGCGGAAAAAATAGACGACATGGAAAAGATGGAGAAGATTTGGTGATTAAAGTTCCGCCTGGAACCATCATAAGAGAAGCAGAGACTGGCAAAATTATGCTTGATATGACGGGAGAAACTGAAAGAAAAATATTGCTTAAAGGTGGTCGAGGCGGAAGAGGCAATCAGCATTTCGCGACTTCAACAAGACAGGCACCCAGATATGCAGAAAGAGGACAAGAAGGTAAAGAGTACTGGGTTATTCTTGAACTGAAAATGATTGCAGATGTAGGATTAATAGGCTTTCCTAATGTCGGTAAATCGACTTTATTGTCTGTGATTACCAATGCATCACCTAAAATAGCCAATTATCATTTTACTACCCTTAATCCAAACTTAGGCGTTGTTCACAATCAATATGGAAGAGATTTTGTTATTGCAGATATACCTGGACTTATTGAAGGAGCCCATGAGGGTATAGGATTAGGACATGATTTTTTAAGACATATTGAAAGAACTAAAGTTCTGGTTCATGTTGTGGATGCTGCAGCCCTCGAAGGTCGTGATCCTGTAGAAGACGTTGAAAAAATAAATTATGAGTTGGCTGCATATAATGAAGAATTATTAAAACGTCCACAAATAATCGTTGCAAATAAGACAGACATCCCTGAGAGTGAAGAAAATGTATTAAAATTAAAAGAAAAATACGAATCGCAAGGTATAAAAGTGATTCCGATTTCAGCTGCAACAAGAAAAGGGATACAGCCATTACTCATAGAAATTCATAATCTATTAGAAAAAGCAGATGCAGATCCTATTAAGTTTAAAGAAGAATTTGAGTTCTTTGAAGAAAAAGAAGAAGTTCATGAACCTTTTACAATAGAAAAGCTTGGAGAACATTATTATGTTGTAGAAGGGGTAGGAGTAGAAAAAATGATTGGATACACGAATTTAGAATCTGAAAAAGGTTTTGCCTTTTTTCAAAAATATCTTCGTGAACATGGAATTATCGATGCATTGGAAGAACAAGGTATTCAAGAAGGTGATACCGTAAAAATTTATGATTTGGAATTTGAATACTATAAATAA
- a CDS encoding M23 family metallopeptidase — MNKNEFHDGIDIGAEQNEKIVAVKSGIVLSVKSSRTYGNILKYEVVDGYVITYAHCNEIFVKEGEKIKQGQIVASVGSTGMVTGPHLHYGISKNGKFIDPIKYTNLPILEEALE, encoded by the coding sequence TTGAACAAAAATGAATTTCATGATGGAATAGATATCGGTGCAGAGCAAAATGAAAAAATAGTTGCTGTAAAATCTGGTATAGTATTATCAGTAAAATCTTCACGAACTTATGGGAATATTTTGAAATACGAAGTGGTAGATGGATACGTTATTACCTATGCCCATTGCAATGAAATTTTTGTAAAGGAAGGCGAAAAAATTAAGCAAGGGCAAATTGTTGCATCTGTAGGAAGCACGGGAATGGTTACCGGTCCTCATCTTCATTATGGGATTTCAAAAAATGGTAAATTCATAGATCCTATAAAATATACGAATTTGCCTATATTAGAAGAAGCTTTGGAATAA
- a CDS encoding TIGR03960 family B12-binding radical SAM protein, which yields MTTLRVKDELLLQVEKPARYIGNEVNSVKKDLSKIDIRFAFCFPDVYEVGMSHLGMQILYYYLNERKDTYCERVFAPWLDMEQKMREHNIPLFALESQEDIKNFDFLGFTLQYEMCYTNVINLIDLAGIPIWSKDRGEEDPIICAGGPCAYNPEPLAHFIDFFYIGEGEASLGKVLDIYKVHKQEGGSRRAFLEKLLDVEGIYVPCFYDVYYNEDGTINRFVPNHPKAKTKIKKQIVKDLDSTYYPTHAIMPWIQTVHDRVVLEVFRGCIRGCRFCHAGFVYRPVREKSKDVLMKQASLLLENTGYEEISLASLSTSDYSQLEKFSEELLEVCRESKVNISLPSLRIDEFSLDLMGKVQEIRKSSLTFAPEAGTQRLRNVINKGITEEDIISGSRRAFEGGWDRVKLYFMIGLPTETEQDIEGISDLANKIVDTFYAIPKENRAKTVKVVVSSSCFVPKPFTPFQWEPQNTYQEFMDKQYFLKSKIKRKQIQYNYHDAIVSALEGMIARGDRKVGDVLYAAWKAGCKFDGWSELFEFSKWKKAFKETGIDPAFYASRRRAYDEILPWDHISVGVTKDFLKREHERAMKEEVTPNCRQFCENCGAKRFRGGICYES from the coding sequence ATGACAACTTTAAGAGTTAAAGATGAGTTATTACTGCAAGTAGAGAAGCCAGCACGATATATTGGAAACGAAGTTAATTCAGTAAAAAAAGATTTGAGCAAAATAGATATAAGATTTGCTTTTTGCTTCCCGGATGTATATGAAGTAGGAATGTCGCATCTTGGAATGCAGATCCTATATTATTATTTAAACGAGAGAAAGGATACTTATTGTGAAAGAGTATTTGCCCCATGGTTAGATATGGAGCAAAAAATGAGAGAGCATAATATACCTCTCTTTGCCTTAGAATCACAGGAAGATATAAAGAATTTTGATTTTCTAGGATTTACACTGCAATACGAAATGTGTTATACAAATGTAATTAATCTAATTGATTTAGCTGGGATACCTATATGGAGCAAGGATAGAGGAGAAGAAGATCCAATTATTTGTGCCGGAGGACCTTGTGCTTACAATCCAGAGCCTTTAGCTCACTTTATTGATTTCTTTTATATTGGGGAAGGAGAAGCTTCTTTAGGCAAGGTTTTGGATATATATAAAGTTCATAAACAAGAAGGTGGTTCCAGAAGAGCTTTTCTGGAAAAGCTTTTGGATGTGGAGGGAATATATGTCCCTTGTTTTTATGATGTTTATTATAATGAAGACGGGACCATAAATAGGTTTGTTCCTAATCATCCAAAAGCAAAAACTAAGATTAAAAAACAAATTGTAAAGGATCTAGATAGTACATACTATCCTACTCATGCGATAATGCCTTGGATTCAAACCGTCCATGATCGAGTGGTTTTAGAAGTATTTAGGGGATGTATTCGTGGATGCCGATTTTGCCATGCTGGTTTTGTATATCGTCCAGTACGCGAAAAATCCAAAGATGTACTGATGAAGCAAGCCTCTCTTTTATTGGAAAATACGGGATACGAAGAGATTTCTCTGGCATCATTAAGTACCAGTGATTATAGTCAATTGGAAAAGTTCTCGGAAGAACTCCTGGAAGTGTGTAGAGAGTCTAAAGTCAATATTTCTTTACCTTCTCTAAGAATAGATGAATTTTCTTTGGATTTAATGGGTAAAGTACAAGAGATTAGAAAAAGTAGCTTAACCTTTGCTCCAGAAGCCGGAACACAGAGACTTAGGAATGTAATTAATAAAGGAATTACCGAAGAAGATATTATAAGTGGTTCCAGGAGAGCTTTCGAAGGAGGCTGGGATCGGGTTAAACTTTATTTTATGATTGGCCTTCCGACAGAAACCGAACAGGATATAGAAGGAATTTCGGATTTGGCGAATAAAATAGTGGATACCTTTTATGCTATTCCAAAAGAAAACAGGGCAAAAACAGTAAAAGTTGTTGTCAGTTCGTCCTGTTTTGTGCCGAAACCTTTTACGCCTTTTCAATGGGAACCTCAGAATACGTATCAAGAATTTATGGACAAGCAATACTTTTTAAAAAGTAAAATAAAAAGGAAGCAAATTCAATACAACTATCATGATGCTATCGTCAGTGCTTTGGAAGGAATGATTGCAAGAGGGGATAGGAAAGTTGGGGATGTATTATATGCTGCATGGAAAGCAGGATGTAAGTTTGACGGATGGAGCGAACTTTTTGAGTTTTCTAAATGGAAGAAAGCATTTAAGGAAACAGGCATAGATCCTGCATTTTATGCCAGTAGAAGAAGAGCATATGATGAGATTCTACCCTGGGACCATATATCTGTAGGAGTGACAAAAGATTTTCTTAAAAGAGAACATGAGAGAGCCATGAAAGAAGAAGTAACTCCTAATTGCAGACAGTTCTGTGAAAATTGCGGTGCAAAACGCTTTAGAGGGGGAATCTGTTATGAAAGCTAG
- the rplU gene encoding 50S ribosomal protein L21 — translation MYAIIETGGKQYRVQEGDVIYVEKLGVAAGEKITFDKVLAVSKDDSLSVGTPFVNNVTVTASVVEEGKGKKIIVYKYKPKKGYHKKRGHRQPYTKVKIEAING, via the coding sequence ATGTACGCAATTATTGAAACAGGTGGTAAGCAATACAGAGTTCAGGAAGGCGATGTAATTTATGTTGAAAAATTAGGCGTTGCAGCAGGTGAAAAAATCACTTTTGATAAAGTGCTTGCTGTATCCAAAGATGATTCCCTTTCTGTTGGAACTCCTTTTGTAAACAATGTTACTGTTACTGCTTCTGTAGTAGAAGAAGGAAAGGGTAAAAAGATCATTGTTTATAAATACAAACCTAAAAAAGGTTACCACAAGAAACGTGGTCACAGACAACCATATACAAAAGTAAAAATTGAAGCAATCAATGGTTAA
- a CDS encoding Rne/Rng family ribonuclease — protein MPTDIIVETSVNQTRIGVVEDQKLVELYIDIEMKQKTVGNIYRGVVKKILPGIQAAFVDIGQEKNGFIYLKELEETLSKEGNVRRLKEGDYITVQIEKEAMGTKGPKLTSHISIPGKYIVFIPRENSIGISKKIDNEEERNRLKSIFEKYKPKNCGIIVRTECVGKEEEEIIREIQFLAMLWESIEKKEQYVTAPVLLYKEVSSALKIARDLLSSKIRHYIVNDINLYHEVRNFINEISPELTEKIQYKDEEHLFQYFLIESQIDKALQRHIWLKSGGMIIIDHTEALTVIDVNTAKFVGKKNMEKTILKTNIEAAQEIARQIRLRNIGGIIIIDFIDMKAEEDKKMVLNVLSQELKKDRVPTTVLGITKLGLVEMTRKKTDPSLTSLLFNRCPRCDGRGMTPSIKYIGDHIEKEIDFIFTHTIYTKIIIEANKEIIEWFHLNGYKEALEKKYNKSISFIENNTLTNENYKIIKEK, from the coding sequence ATGCCCACAGATATTATAGTTGAAACAAGTGTTAACCAAACACGTATAGGAGTAGTAGAAGATCAAAAGCTGGTAGAACTATATATTGACATAGAAATGAAGCAGAAAACAGTAGGAAATATTTACAGAGGGGTTGTTAAAAAAATCCTTCCAGGAATTCAAGCGGCTTTCGTTGATATAGGCCAAGAAAAGAATGGATTTATTTATCTTAAAGAATTAGAAGAAACGTTATCAAAAGAGGGTAATGTGAGGAGATTAAAAGAAGGAGATTACATTACCGTTCAAATTGAAAAAGAAGCAATGGGGACCAAGGGACCTAAACTTACTTCTCATATCAGTATTCCTGGGAAATATATTGTATTTATTCCTAGGGAAAACTCTATCGGAATTTCTAAAAAGATTGACAATGAAGAAGAAAGAAATCGCTTAAAAAGTATTTTCGAAAAATATAAGCCTAAAAACTGTGGGATCATTGTTCGAACAGAGTGTGTAGGGAAAGAAGAAGAAGAGATCATCAGGGAAATTCAGTTTTTAGCAATGTTGTGGGAATCCATAGAAAAAAAGGAGCAATACGTTACTGCTCCGGTACTTTTATACAAAGAGGTTTCATCTGCCCTTAAAATTGCCAGAGATTTATTGTCTTCAAAAATAAGACATTATATTGTAAATGATATAAATTTATATCACGAGGTTAGAAATTTTATTAACGAGATTTCACCGGAGTTAACGGAAAAGATACAGTATAAAGATGAAGAACATTTATTTCAGTATTTTTTAATAGAGTCACAAATAGATAAGGCGCTTCAACGTCATATCTGGTTAAAAAGTGGTGGGATGATTATTATAGATCATACAGAAGCCTTGACGGTTATAGATGTAAATACCGCAAAATTTGTGGGTAAGAAAAACATGGAGAAAACAATTTTAAAAACTAATATAGAAGCGGCCCAAGAGATCGCAAGACAAATTCGTCTCAGAAATATTGGCGGAATCATCATTATTGATTTTATTGACATGAAAGCTGAAGAAGACAAAAAAATGGTCCTAAATGTTTTATCGCAAGAACTAAAGAAAGACAGGGTTCCAACTACGGTATTAGGCATCACGAAGTTGGGGCTAGTAGAAATGACTCGAAAGAAGACAGATCCTTCCCTTACTTCTCTTTTATTTAACAGATGTCCAAGATGTGATGGAAGAGGAATGACACCGTCAATAAAATACATTGGAGATCATATTGAAAAAGAAATTGATTTTATTTTTACCCATACTATTTATACTAAAATAATTATTGAAGCAAATAAAGAAATTATTGAATGGTTTCATTTAAATGGCTACAAAGAGGCTCTTGAAAAGAAATATAATAAATCTATCAGTTTTATAGAGAATAATACTCTTACTAATGAAAATTATAAGATTATAAAAGAGAAATAA
- a CDS encoding ribosomal-processing cysteine protease Prp, translating into MIKVEFYYNSSEILCGFQISGHSGYSEYGSDIVCAGVSALAINTVNSIQKLTRDNIEVNYEDEGGYLKCILPESTRTNVSKETLLLLQALELGITNIQKDYKKYIHISYREV; encoded by the coding sequence ATGATTAAGGTTGAATTTTATTATAATTCTTCCGAAATATTATGCGGGTTTCAGATAAGTGGTCATTCGGGATATTCGGAATATGGTTCTGATATTGTATGTGCTGGAGTTAGCGCGTTAGCTATTAACACAGTTAATTCCATTCAAAAATTAACCCGAGACAATATAGAGGTTAATTATGAAGATGAAGGTGGATATTTAAAATGTATTTTGCCTGAATCTACCAGAACGAATGTTAGTAAGGAAACCTTGCTCTTGTTACAAGCATTGGAATTGGGTATTACAAATATTCAAAAAGATTATAAAAAGTATATACACATTTCGTACAGGGAGGTGTAA
- the rpmA gene encoding 50S ribosomal protein L27 produces the protein MLRMNLQFFAHKKGVGSSKNGRDSESKRLGAKRADGQFVKAGNILYKQRGTKIHPGNNVGRGGDDTLFALIDGRVKYERKGRDKKQVSVYPVDIAQ, from the coding sequence ATGTTGAGAATGAATCTTCAATTTTTTGCACATAAAAAAGGAGTAGGTTCATCTAAAAACGGTCGTGATTCTGAATCCAAAAGACTAGGTGCAAAACGCGCAGATGGACAATTTGTTAAAGCAGGTAATATTCTTTATAAACAAAGAGGAACAAAAATTCATCCAGGTAATAATGTTGGAAGAGGCGGAGACGATACTTTATTCGCTTTAATCGATGGACGTGTAAAGTATGAAAGAAAAGGCAGAGATAAAAAGCAAGTTTCCGTATATCCAGTTGACATAGCACAATAA
- a CDS encoding TIGR03936 family radical SAM-associated protein, translating to MKARLKFTKMGPMKFIGHLDLQRLFQRCIRRSHLPIEYSKGFNPHQYLYFALPLPLGATSEGEYLDMTLTDELEPEEIKNSLNAYLPEGINIQEVYILSDEMAVGMAAVDAAEYKIFIDKKTVPLHFMDAVNNFFNQSEILAEKQGKKGIKEVNIKEMIHEYTLDENDEQWIITLLLATGSKTNLKPETVIQQIYRDNNLEYKDCRVHIHRINIYSRKNDLFLPLSDIS from the coding sequence ATGAAAGCTAGACTTAAATTTACTAAAATGGGACCGATGAAGTTTATCGGTCATTTAGATTTGCAGAGATTGTTTCAAAGATGTATCAGAAGATCTCATTTGCCGATTGAATATTCAAAAGGTTTTAATCCTCATCAATATTTATATTTTGCGCTTCCTCTTCCTCTTGGAGCCACCAGTGAAGGAGAATATTTAGATATGACTTTAACTGATGAGCTGGAACCAGAAGAAATTAAGAATAGCCTCAATGCATATCTTCCAGAGGGCATTAATATTCAAGAGGTTTATATTTTAAGTGATGAGATGGCTGTAGGTATGGCGGCAGTGGATGCTGCAGAATATAAAATTTTCATTGATAAAAAAACAGTTCCATTACATTTTATGGATGCAGTGAACAACTTTTTTAATCAAAGTGAAATTTTAGCTGAAAAGCAAGGGAAAAAAGGTATAAAGGAAGTAAATATTAAAGAAATGATTCATGAATATACCTTGGATGAAAATGATGAGCAATGGATAATTACATTATTGCTAGCTACCGGAAGTAAGACCAATTTAAAGCCTGAAACAGTAATCCAACAGATTTATAGAGATAATAACTTGGAATATAAAGACTGTAGGGTACATATTCATAGAATCAATATATATTCAAGAAAAAATGATTTGTTTTTACCTTTGTCAGATATAAGCTAA